Part of the Bifidobacterium crudilactis genome is shown below.
GGTCCATGCCCTCGTTGCGCCACAGCGCACGCGCTTCCTCATCATCGGTGTAGGTAGTCACCCAGAGGCTTTCCGGGTCAAATCCATAGCCTCCCTCATCCTGAGGGGTGGTCAGCAGCGTCCACGCGAAATGAATGGCTTCCTTTTTGAAATAGTCACCGAAAGAGAAGTTGCCGAGCATCTGGAAGAAGGTGCCATGACGCGTTGTTTTCCCAACCTCGTCGATGTCGAGGGTACGAACGCATTTCTGATTGCTGGCCATGCGCTTGCTGGGCGGTGTCTGTTCCCCCAGAAGATACGGGATGAACGGAACCATACCGGCGATAGTGAACAGCGTTGTCGGGTTCGGCGAAATCAACGATGCCGAAGGCACGACCATATGGCCCTGTTTGGCAAAAAAATCAAGATAGCGCTTGGCGATCTCTGAAGTGCGCATTCCTCTAGTAACTCCTTATGGCGTGCATTCGATTCTTGCTGTGAAGCGCCGATTGCAACGACGACGCTCACATGCTGACAATTACCTCATCTGGCGCTGGGCCGCAGGCCTGCGATTAGCGCGAGGCCGCAACGTACTGCTGGTTCAATTCAGCTTCGCGTGCCTTGCGTGTGGTCTGAAACTCGTCATACAGTCCGAGCACCGTCGATACCGCGACGTTATTGGTCTCACGGCCGAACACGAATTCCCTGGCACCGGCCGGGGTGTGAGCCTTGGCATACGAACGTGCCTTGCTGGCCGCGACCACACCGATGGAAAATCCTACCCCTACCCAAAACAGACGTTTGAACATCACTCCCCCTTGCCCTTATGTGAATCCGGAGTGGTGAAATTGGCCGGGTCCGGCACCCCCGCATTCGCCGTGGAGGATTTACGCCCTTTGAAAAAGGAGGTGGCCGTTGAACGGATGGCGAAGAACGCCGACGCAAGTTTGATTATCGGCTTGCCGAGCATGGAACCGTACAGGTCTGTGAGTGCACCCACATTCCCTGCGGTCGTGGATGCGGCGGCGGATATGCGGTTCACATCCTCCAAGGTCTTGTTCACCTGCTGAACCGTGGTGGTCGATTCATCAAGAGCAGGCATCGCATGCTCTCCGGTCTCCTTGACGGTATCTGCCAACTGATCGAACAACCGTCCAAGACGAATCAACGGATAAATCAGGAACCCGGCGAGCACCGCGAAGGCGATAGCTGCGATAAGACCCGCGATCTGGCCTATATCCATCTTCAACACCTCTTTCTAACCCCAGTCATGTTACCCGCTCAAGGCTACCACGCTGAGCCCGGGTCACGGCTCTGGCGAAATCCCCCGTTCTTATGCCGATGACTACTCGTTGTATCCCACGACTGTCAGCGCTTGGCCTATCTGCTGTGCGGTGTCGAATTCCAAGGTGGTCACGCTGCCGTTGCGCGGCCGTTCGCTGAGGTCGTAACCATCGGGTGCATAGCGGTGCATCAGGCTCAACAAGGTATTGCCGTGCGAAATCACCAGCACATCGTCACCGTCCGTCAATCGTCCGTTGGCTGCGATGACGGCGAAACCACCTTCTATGCGACGCCAATACTCGGCATCGGACTCCGCATCGTGAAAAGGATCGGCCTCATGCAGGAAGTCCCTGCTCGCCGACAGACCGTAGCGCTCGACGATGGCGTTGTACGTCCCCACACCATGAGGTGCACCAGCCGCCCACCAGGACGCAGCCATGTCCTGTCCTTCGAAGTAGCCGTAGCACTGTTCACGAAAATGCATATCCGCATGGACCTCGGGCTGACCATTGGCTGCACCTGCACCCGCAAGGTTGACTGAGAGAATCGTTCGCGCGGTGATTTCCGCACGTGTGGTATCGGAACAGTACGCCGCGGCAAAGGATACGTCGGCAAGTTTTTCGCCTGCTCTCCGGGCATCCTGCATTCCCTGAGAGGTGAGCGGAGAATTCGACCATCCTTGGAGTCGGTTGTATCTGTTGAACATCGTTTGCCCATGACGTACCAAGTGAAGATGAAGTAGCATACCGTCGATTATGGCACCATCGTCGTCTGGATGCCCCATAATGGTGCCATGGGTAGATTCTTCGGACGATGGTTCACATTGACAATCGCGGTAGGCGTGATGACCTGGCTGCTGCCCGGCATGATCGTCCAAGGCTCGAACACCTTTTTCTCCATAGCGAGTTTCGCACTCTTCATGGCCCTGATCAATGCTTCGGTCAAGCCGGTGGTACAGCTTCTAGCCTTGCCGTTGACCGTCATCACCTTCGGCCTGGCCGCGCTGATTTTGAATGTGATGTTCATGCAACTTGCTTCATGGCTTTCCATCACCGTGTTCAACGAAGGCATCTACATCGCCGGGTTCTGGTGGGCGGTGATCGGCAGCTTCATCATGATGGTCGTCGACGGCATCGTGGGCTCCATCATCCACGACTGATTGTTCACGACTGTCTGAGAGATAACTGCACTAAAAGGACAGCTTTTCGGAGGAATTATCACCACATTGCTGTCCTTTTAGTGCAGTTATGTCCTTCGAGCTCGATAACAGCGATGCGCCGCACGGGAATCCGTGCGGCGCATCGAAAAGCTTTCGAAAGTATCCGAATCAGCGGGCGTAGTACTCGACCACGTACTGGATGTTGACCTGCACCGGAATCTCTTCCGGTTCCGGCTTACGTGTCAGAGTGGCCTTCAAGGAAGCGAGATCCACATCAAGGTATCCGGGAACCGCGGGGAGCACGTCGCGGTGGACGCCTTCGGCTGCGATCTGGAAAGGTACCGTGGTCTGGCTCTTCGGCTTGACCTGGATGGTCTGTCCGGGACGGACGCGGTAGCTCGGGCGATCGACGATGTTGCCGTCGACCAGGATGTGACGGTGCACGACATACTGACGAGCCTGAGCCGTGGTACGGGCGATGCCTGCACGCAGCACGAGGTTGTCGAGACGAACCTCGAGATCCCTCAGCATGGCGTTGCCGGTCTGGCCTGCCTCGTGGGTGCCCTTCTCGTAAGCGGCGCGAAGCTGCTTCTCGGAAAGACCGAACTGAGCCCTCAAACGCTGCTTTTCACGCAGACGTACGGCGTAATCGGATTCGGTGCGACGACGAGTGCGGCCATGCTCACCAGGAGCATAGGGGCGCTTCTCGAAGATGCGCTGAGCCTTGGGAGTCAGAGCGATTCCCAGTGCTCGGGACAGGCGCACCTGACGGCGCGAACGCTGAACCTTAGTCATAAATTCATTCCTTTATTGCTGTCGTTATCTGAACGCAGGTGGTACAACCCACCGAGTCAGCCTCTCCAATGCTTCACCGTGCGATGCACGAGCGATGTTGCCACCGCCGACCCATTGACGGGCTAAGACTCCAGAAAGATGCCCACTTGTGCAGGCACCAGCGTTCAATCCTACACTAAGGTCCGTATCTTTCCGACACGGAGAACATTTTCCCTGATTCTGTCGTCTGCGCAGGGATTTCGGCCATCACGCGAGCATGAGCCCCGAAATCACTCACAGATACGCGGAGAGAGCCAAACATCCCTACAGCAAGCGCTGTGGTTCAGAGTTTTTCGATTGGAGCGACCCGCAACATCAGTCGTTTGACGCCATCCGAACCAAAGTCCACTGTGATGACCGAGTTTCGCCCCTTGTCCTGCAGTTCCACCACAGTGCCCAAGCCATAGCGGTCATGGGACACCTTGTCCCCGACGGAGAAATCCGCAATCTGATGCTCTTGCGGTGGCGGGACCTGAGCGGACGCCTTTTTGGCTGGCACCCTACGCGTAGTCACCGCGGCATGCTTGGAAGCCCTGCCACCGGCGCCACCGGAACTGCGATACCCCGACCCGGAACCATAACCCGAATACTTCCCCGAATACGTTCCACCGTGACCCGAAGAATACGAGGATGACGATGAGCGACGGTACGAGCCTCCCTCATGCGAGGAACGCGAAGAACCCCAACGTGACGTTGAGCCTGCCGCATTGCCGCCCAGACTCGCCGACGATCCGAATGAGGTGCCGAAGCCGTCGTCTTCGAAGCCTCCGAATTCATTGGCATCATCGGTCCAGTTGCTGCGCATGCGCTCCACACTGGATTCGCGGCGTTTCCAGTCGATAAGACCGTCAGGGATATCATCCAGGAACTGACTCGGCAGCATCTCACTCGCCTGCCCCCATTGCGCACGCACGGCGGCTCGCGTCAGATACAGCCGCTGCTTGGCACGTGTGATGCCCACATAGGCGAGCCTGCGCTCTTCGGCAAGCTCGGTGGTGTCCTCGAGACTGCGGGAGTGCGGGAAGGTTCCCTGCTCCATGCCGGTAAGGAACACCACGGGGTATTCCAGGCCTTTGGCGGTATGCAGCGTCATCAACGTTACCTTGCCGAAGTCCGCGCCCGAGTCAGGCAGCTGGTCGGAATCCGCGACCAAGGCCGTGGTCTCCATGAACGCCGACAGCGACGCATCCGGCGTGTTCTGCTCGAATTCGGCCGCGACCGACTGCAGCTGCGAGAGATTCTCGACTCTGGAGGCATCCTGCGGGTCGTCGGACTTGCGCAGCTCTTCCAACAGACCGGTCTGTTCGAGAACCTGCGCAACGATCAGGGAGGGCTTGGCATCATGCTCCTGTGCAAACGATGCGAGGCTGTTCATCAGGTCCCGGAAGGCCTTGAGCATCGTCGTGGTGCGGGTGGGCATGCCTTCTATGGATTCCAGATGGCTGACGCCGCTCCAGAAACTCACACCCTGCACCTGCGCGTACTGCGTCACCAACGCTTCAGCCCTGGCGCCCAGACCTCGCTTCGGCACATTGAGTATCCTGCGCATGTTGACGTCGTCATCGGGATTGGCCAAGGCCTGCATATAGGCCAGGGCGTCCTTGATTTCCCGGCGCTCGTAGAATTTCGTTCCACCGATGAGCTGGTACGGGATGCCCGCGTTGATCAGCGCCTCTTCGAGGGAACGAGACTGCGCATTCGCCCTGTACATGATTGCCATATCCGAGTAGTGAATCTCGTCTTCGGCGGCAAGCCTGGCGATTTCGTTCGTAATCCACGAGGCTTCCTGCTGGGCATTGTCCGCCGCGAATGCGGTGATTGGGCTCCCCTTGCCCAACGCCGTCCAAAGCTTCTTCGGTTTACGTCCCTCGTTCTTGGCGATCACTGCATTGGCGGCATCGAGAATGGTCTGCGTGGAGCGGTAGTTCTGCTCCAGCATGATCGTGGTCGCACTGGGGAAATCCTTTTCAAAATCCTGGATATTGCTGATATCCGCACCACGGAAGGCGTAGATGGACTGGTCGGAATCGCCGACGACGGTTATCCAGGCCGGGCCGTTCATGCCGGAAGCAACCGCAGTGGCCGACCGTCGAGAATCCGCGTCGATTCCTGCGAGCTCGCGAATCAGTTCATATTGAGCGTGATTCGTGTCCTGATACTCATCGACAAGAATGTAGCGGAACTTGTGGCGGTAATACTCGGCAACCAATGGGTCCGAACGCAGCAACTCGACGGTTCGGCCGATGAGATCGTCGAAGTCGACGGCATTGGCCTGAGCGAGCCGGTGCTGGTACTCGGCGTAGATCACCGCGTAGAGCTCCTCTACGTTCCCGAAGCGTCCGACCTGCTGACCCCGCTGCCCTGGTTTGTAATCGGGGGCATACTGCTTCAGCTGCCCCTGCCAATCCTGGAGATTGTTCTTGTAATCGGAAATGCGCGACAGTATCGCCCGAGGCGTGTAGCGCTTGAGGTCAATATTCAGATCGCTGCCGATGATCTTCACCAGACGTTCCGAGTCCGCCGAGTCGTAGATGGAGAAACCGGAACGCAAGCCGATGGATTTGCCGTCGCGCCTGAGAATGCGCACGCAGGCCGAATGGAATGTGGACACCCACATGCGTTGCGCGACGGGCCCTATAAGCGTGGACAGCCGCTCCCGCATTTCCGCCGCGGCCTTGTTGGTGAAGGTGATGGCCAGTATCTGACTTGGCCAGGCCCCGAACTGGCTCAGTATCCACGCTATTCTCCGGGTAAGCACACGGGTTTTGCCCGATCCCGCCCCTGCCCCTATCAGCAGGGCCGGTCCCCGGTGCTGAACTGCCTGCGCCTGCTGGTGATTGAGATCGCCAATCAAATCCTCTGCGCTACGTTGTATGAGATCTGGATCGACCGTCACAG
Proteins encoded:
- a CDS encoding DUF948 domain-containing protein; this encodes MDIGQIAGLIAAIAFAVLAGFLIYPLIRLGRLFDQLADTVKETGEHAMPALDESTTTVQQVNKTLEDVNRISAAASTTAGNVGALTDLYGSMLGKPIIKLASAFFAIRSTATSFFKGRKSSTANAGVPDPANFTTPDSHKGKGE
- a CDS encoding histidine phosphatase family protein; the protein is MLLHLHLVRHGQTMFNRYNRLQGWSNSPLTSQGMQDARRAGEKLADVSFAAAYCSDTTRAEITARTILSVNLAGAGAANGQPEVHADMHFREQCYGYFEGQDMAASWWAAGAPHGVGTYNAIVERYGLSASRDFLHEADPFHDAESDAEYWRRIEGGFAVIAANGRLTDGDDVLVISHGNTLLSLMHRYAPDGYDLSERPRNGSVTTLEFDTAQQIGQALTVVGYNE
- a CDS encoding phage holin family protein, which translates into the protein MGRFFGRWFTLTIAVGVMTWLLPGMIVQGSNTFFSIASFALFMALINASVKPVVQLLALPLTVITFGLAALILNVMFMQLASWLSITVFNEGIYIAGFWWAVIGSFIMMVVDGIVGSIIHD
- the rpsD gene encoding 30S ribosomal protein S4, giving the protein MTKVQRSRRQVRLSRALGIALTPKAQRIFEKRPYAPGEHGRTRRRTESDYAVRLREKQRLRAQFGLSEKQLRAAYEKGTHEAGQTGNAMLRDLEVRLDNLVLRAGIARTTAQARQYVVHRHILVDGNIVDRPSYRVRPGQTIQVKPKSQTTVPFQIAAEGVHRDVLPAVPGYLDVDLASLKATLTRKPEPEEIPVQVNIQYVVEYYAR
- a CDS encoding UvrD-helicase domain-containing protein; this encodes MTVDPDLIQRSAEDLIGDLNHQQAQAVQHRGPALLIGAGAGSGKTRVLTRRIAWILSQFGAWPSQILAITFTNKAAAEMRERLSTLIGPVAQRMWVSTFHSACVRILRRDGKSIGLRSGFSIYDSADSERLVKIIGSDLNIDLKRYTPRAILSRISDYKNNLQDWQGQLKQYAPDYKPGQRGQQVGRFGNVEELYAVIYAEYQHRLAQANAVDFDDLIGRTVELLRSDPLVAEYYRHKFRYILVDEYQDTNHAQYELIRELAGIDADSRRSATAVASGMNGPAWITVVGDSDQSIYAFRGADISNIQDFEKDFPSATTIMLEQNYRSTQTILDAANAVIAKNEGRKPKKLWTALGKGSPITAFAADNAQQEASWITNEIARLAAEDEIHYSDMAIMYRANAQSRSLEEALINAGIPYQLIGGTKFYERREIKDALAYMQALANPDDDVNMRRILNVPKRGLGARAEALVTQYAQVQGVSFWSGVSHLESIEGMPTRTTTMLKAFRDLMNSLASFAQEHDAKPSLIVAQVLEQTGLLEELRKSDDPQDASRVENLSQLQSVAAEFEQNTPDASLSAFMETTALVADSDQLPDSGADFGKVTLMTLHTAKGLEYPVVFLTGMEQGTFPHSRSLEDTTELAEERRLAYVGITRAKQRLYLTRAAVRAQWGQASEMLPSQFLDDIPDGLIDWKRRESSVERMRSNWTDDANEFGGFEDDGFGTSFGSSASLGGNAAGSTSRWGSSRSSHEGGSYRRSSSSSYSSGHGGTYSGKYSGYGSGSGYRSSGGAGGRASKHAAVTTRRVPAKKASAQVPPPQEHQIADFSVGDKVSHDRYGLGTVVELQDKGRNSVITVDFGSDGVKRLMLRVAPIEKL